The Arachis duranensis cultivar V14167 chromosome 9, aradu.V14167.gnm2.J7QH, whole genome shotgun sequence genomic sequence ggttgacttagtgagattaatccatcataattatcatagttgtggttatggcaaggaaaGGATTCCATAACTCACcccaagtcaaggtttcatttatgttttaaaccACTTTTCTATCACTTTAAAGCTTTAATTGTTCATATTATACAtagttcttttgttcttttattactttattacttgcaattttgtctcgttcttttatctctttatttgttTGCTTCCTTATCATTGAAAACCCCCTTACTTtctcacaaccaaaattgtgTGCACTCTTTGGcattagttcctagggagaacgacccgggagTCTAAATACTATCGGTTTATATTTGCTTTGATTTGTGACATCATTAGGATTATAATTTGATTGAGATGATTCATTGCCGATTcggactatacttacaacagAAATCTATTTAATTCTGAATTGGTATAATTCTCTCGCATCAAATTTTGGTGTTGTTGCCAGGGAGCTAGCCTCATGAGTGTTATATTGAAGGAGATTGATGATTCAGTTGCCAAAATTCGAGATGCTATGAAGTATATCAGATCTTCAAATTCAAGATTAACTAGGTTTAAGGGATATATTACACAAGAGAATATTCCACATAAGACTCTTGTTTGCCTAGATGTTGAAACGCGATGGAGATCTACATACTTAATGTTAGTAGCAGCCTTAAAGCATCAAAAGGCATTTGAGCTATTAGAGATGCAAGacaaaaaatttgttgaagaaTTAAACAAGGGAAGAGGGGTACCTTTAATTCAAGATTGGGATTATGCTAAGTTCGTCTTACcgtttttagagatgttttgcTATGCTACACTTCGCATCTTTGGATCCTCTCATATCACTATTAAATTATACATGAAAGAAGTGTTTGCTCTTGGAAGGAAAATTCAACAATATCATGATAATGATGATTTGAGCATAAGTCTTATGGCAAGTAAGATGAAAGCACAATACAACAAGTATTGGGGAAATGCAAAAACTATTAACATGTTGATGTTAATTGCCGTAGTTCTAGATCCCTTCCATAAGTTGGATTATGTTGAGTGGTGCCTAGTTAATTCTTTTGGTGCAGAAGTGGGTGGTGAATTGAAGACAAAGTTGTCTTCTTGTCTTCATTcactttataatttatatcaaggTGCAGATGAAGGAAACCAAGATGATACCCTCTCCCAACCGAGTGCAAGTGATAAAGCCAAAGAAATTTATGATACGGGGTTATATCATCGATCAACCGGTCGCAAATCCAATCTTAAATCTGAGCTTGATCGTTATTTGAATGAAGACTGTGAGCCAGATGATAAGCCTTTGTATATTCTAGGATGGTGGAAGGATAACTCGAATTGGTTTTTCGTCTAAGCAAATATGACACGGGACATATTGGCTATACCAGTTTCAACAGTAGCTTCCGAGTCTGCTTTTAGTATAGGGGGAAGAATCATCGATCAATATCATAGCTCATGGACTCCTAAGATGGTAGAAGCCCTTGTATGTACCGAAGATTAGCTTAAAGGagactttttctcttctcttgcaCCTGAGAATTTCGAAGAGTTTAAAAAGGTCGAGCAAggtaaattgaataaaattaattatgtagattcaaatgatgaataaaattaactaaattattccgttagtctttataattttttttaaatttataattatagtttttttttgtgtagATTTGATTTTATCAGAGGACATTACTTGTTTAGTGGGTCCAGGTTCAATTGAGCTTGAAGATAACTAGAAAGTCTTGattgtttatgttttctttagttaTGTTCTACACACTTAAGTGGTAAAGATATTAGACTTGCTTTTCCATATATGATTAGACTTGCttatgtttatgtttatgtttatgcttatgtttatgtTGGTTTATTTGAGGCACAACTTATAGCAGTTTCAATGTCATTTTTTGGATGGGGATATTGGTGTCAACAATTATAGTAGTTGGAATGTCATTTTTAGCCTCAATGGGATTATATCCACAGTGAATTTCTTGTATGGTTTGGGGATGTTGTTGAAATTTTGCATCGTTTCTTTGGCTTAAGAGAAAATTTTCATCACTGAAGAGGCCTTTTGAAGTGCCATTGGGAATGAAGGGTTTGATCCTAATGTGCCTTATACCTTCTTTGTTTTTGGTGTATGTGATAAGTGTTGCCACCTAAAGTTTAGAAAAGTAATTACTATTTATAATGGAAGGGATTTCATTATTTACAAatgttatttgtattatttagaaagaaaaaaattaatttttagattaaaaaaatcaatttaaaaaaaaggtaaaaatttggatttttgtatgtgaaaaaattaatttttgtgtaaAAAATGGTTTaatgtaaaaatcaattttttggtgtgaaaaccaattttttggtgaaaatcgtttttttttatgtaaaaaccGATTTTTCTAAATGTAATataaaaattggttttgaattttactAACCGATTAATAACCAGTTTTATAATGTAAAACCAATTTGGTTAATAACTAAGACTATATTTCtggttaacaaaaaaaaatgtttgagTTTTGGATTAACCAAACTATGAACACCCTTAAAGTCAAATAGAGCTGACATATTACAGGTTACATATAAACAAGtatcaaataaattaacaaatccTGCAAGTTCAATTCATAAATCACGATAACAGGAACAAGTTACACAAATAGAAACTTAATTTCTTAATAAAAACACATAGTAGGAAATTGATTAAAACAGATTgcataaatacaaatttaattttaacatcAATAAAAAGGGCAACACAACAATTAACTACAACTTTGAATCCTTccattaattgtttcaaatccTTCAAAccagaaaaaaatgagaaaaaaatctACATTAAAGTTGAAGTTTCAGTGTATCGAAGAATCTAAAAAAGGGGATGGCATCGATGAGAAGGAGAAGTGAAGTGACAGACTTATCGTAATTGACAATGACAGTGAACAACACTTGTTATTGTAAACTTCAGACAAACAATGAAAAAAGCCGCTCAACCCAGCTCTTGTGATAACAAGAAGAGAGAAATTGCGAAGGGAAGGATGAGAGTAAATATGGTTCGTGATTAGAGGAATCTTGTTCGTGGAGGAGCTTGCACAACCCATGCAGAAGTTGTGTACGAcccgtgaaaaaaaaaatcttgctAATgaactcttctcctttctctagGACGACGAATCGATAAAAAATGTTAGAACGGGAAAAGGATGTGAAATAGTAATGAATgagtgaaaattgaaaaaatgggAGAATGATGGAGACTCAAAATCAGTGGATATGAAAATGGATTGATAATCGAAATATGATTCGAGAGAGATGTTTACATGGATTCATTTTGGTGGTTAATACTTgagaattttttgaattttagtaGAAAACAATCGAACTGAAAAGTTGAGAGAGAACACATGCGTTACTTTTAATCAAAGGAGAAAAGCGTGTCTTACTTTGATCGGCACTACCGAAAGAAAATGGATTTTATATATTAACATATGTGCCTGTGTCATAATTGGTATTGATAAATTTGGCATTTTGTTGGTAAAATagactttttttatatataaaatatcataATCTCATGCGTCATTTAGAATATAACGATTactaaattatcaaaatttcaaataaaaaaacaccACAAATATTACTAAATTAAGCGGGTGACTTTTGGCATTATATAACAGTAGCCTTTTTAACCCCATGAAAATGACATGATGTATTATATTTCCGTTCTCTTGTTATGCAACGCAACCCAGAAGAGAGCAAGTGatgatgattaaaaaaaatggtttAGTTAATCCGTAGTTTTAGACCCATAttaagattataaattaaaattgttttattaaaaatataaaaaatttaaattattaatatatttatattatatttatggaaaatatttaaaaaatgttattaataaGAGATAGTTAAACCTTTAAACAAATGACAAGTGCTAATATTCTAATAACATTATTACAGCAATCACAACTAAATACTAAATAGTAATACTCCATTAATAAGCAGCAACGCCGGGCAATGTTGGCGTTAGAGTATTTTTAgagtattattgttattttttaatacttttaaaaataaattaaaattagaattaacatTGAAAGGCTCTAATTACTGTTTGCTTTAGCACAAGTCTCCGACACGgtctcataattaattaattacttaatagtAAATAATATGCAAAAGTGGGTAATTAAGCCAACAAATGCAAAAGCAAAAAAGCGAGAAAGCACAAATGGAATAGAATAGAATTCCAGAGCAGATAGAGAGTAGTAACTAATAATAActagagaagagaggagagtgTGTCTCTGAGAAACTGAGAAGGGTGCCTTAATTTCATGTGCTTTTGAGTTGTGTTGTCAGCATttacctctctctctctctctctctggttCGTACTGTTAGATCCAATCTCCATATCTCTCTCTAaactcttttctttctcttcaatTCAACCCTAACTCTGAAGTGTTGCCCAATTTCTCTCTCTAACCGTTTCAATCTCCTGGCTCTTTCGTTCAATTTCATTTCCCAGGTACTCTGTTGCTTTGCTAATTCCCTCTGCTTAATTGTTTCGTTGTGATTTCTTTTGATCTTTTGCCCCGATTTATTAACTATCTGGAGTTCCGAATTTGCGAAATTTCCGCTTTTTTGTCCGTTTCTTTCTTTGTATATGTATCATTTTTCGTATAATTTcgtttttatttaatgttttaatttaagGAGAAAAAGGTAACTGATTTTTAGGCTTCGAATCTGTCTGGTTCTGCTACTGTTTGGTGATTTGGTTTCTGCTTTCTGAGTTACCTTGAATGGGACTTAAGATCAGCTAGTGTAACAGGATTTTTAGTGTGCAAGTGCAAAATACAGGAGCATAAATACAAAATGTTGAAATCTGAAAAGGTATCGGAGCAAAAGTAGCTCCGAATGGATATGtagctttttaattttaaattaacttGTGTTCTTAATTATTGTTGTTAAGTTATTTATTGCTTCTGGCAATTTAACAGTGGAATTGAACAAGGAATACACTCGGCAGTTTCCCATTATTGGTGGTCTGTAATTGAAATTGTTATCTAGTCCTTGAAGCTTAAGAGGCAAAAGTATGAGTGGAGGGTGCCTTATTTCTGATTTATAGCTGGTAGAGTTACCAACCATGGGAGCAAACAGTATCACTCGT encodes the following:
- the LOC127741550 gene encoding zinc finger BED domain-containing protein RICESLEEPER 1-like — encoded protein: MSVILKEIDDSVAKIRDAMKYIRSSNSRLTRFKGYITQENIPHKTLVCLDVETRWRSTYLMLVAALKHQKAFELLEMQDKKFVEELNKGRGVPLIQDWDYAKFVLPFLEMFCYATLRIFGSSHITIKLYMKEVFALGRKIQQYHDNDDLSISLMASKMKAQYNKYWGNAKTINMLMLIAVVLDPFHKLDYVEWCLVNSFGAEVGGELKTKLSSCLHSLYNLYQGADEGNQDDTLSQPSASDKAKEIYDTGLYHRSTGRKSNLKSELDRYLNEDCEPDDKPLYILGWWKDNSNWFFV